A segment of the Chryseobacterium scophthalmum genome:
ATTTTGCAAATAAAGCAAAAATAATGAACGATATAATTGAATAAAAAAGCATCACAATTTTCTGTGATGCTTTTCATTTATACATTTTTAAGTTAATTAAAGAGAAAGAACTCTTACATCAATTCTTCTGTTTTTTGCGCGGCATTCATCGGTGTCATTAGCTTCACAAACAGGATAAAGAGAACCATATCCTTCAGTTTCTACACGATGTCCTGCAACTCCAAGTTCGAGTAATTTTAGTTTTGTTGTCTGTGCTCTTAAATTTGAAAGCTTTACATTGGTTTCCTGATTTCCGGTGTTATCTGTGTATCCGCCGAGTTTTATTCTCATATTCGGATAAGCATTCATGATTTCAACCAGATTTAATAATTGAGCTTCTGCTTTTTTCTTAATTTCACTTGAACCACTTTCAAAGTAAAAGTTTTCTAATGTATACCAGTTATTAGGATCTAAAACAGTTTTATCATTACTTTTTATAGCGTTATACATCTGAAGCAACTGGCTTCCTTCACCAATGGTCAATTTTTTTCCATCTTCAAGCTCTACTTCCTGAATTTTTCCTGTATCATAAACAAAATCTCCTTCTTCATTCAGATATCCTTTAATGATTTTCGGTGCCAAAATAACTGTATTGTGTACAGAATTTACAACAACAGGAGTTATTCCCGAAACCCTAGTTAAAGCTTCAATTTTCGCTTTTCTGTTGGCTTCAATTTTATCTTTATGTAACACAGCTAAAGTAGGCGCAATCACCAAAGAAACAATCGACATTAATTTAATCAAAATATTCATCGAAGGTCCTGAAGTATCTTTAAATGGATCTCCCACAGTATCTCCTGTAATAGAGGCTTTATGAGGTTCTGAACCTTTATAATATGTTTGTCCGTTGATGTCAACTCCTTTCTCAAAAGATTTTTTAGCATTATCCCAAGCTCCACCTGCGTTATTTTGGAAAATCCCCATTAAAACTCCACAAACAGTTGCTCCAGCAAGAAAGCCTCCCAAAACTTCAGGTCCGAAAATAAAACCAATCAATAAAGGCGATACAATTGCAATGGCACCGGGAAGCATCATTTTTTTGATGGAAGCATCGGTAGAAATCGCTACACATTTTTGATATTCGGGTTCGGCTTTTCCTTCAAGAATTCCGGGAATTTCTCTGAACTGTCTTCTCACTTCTTCTACCATCGCCATTGCAGCCTGTCCAACTGCGGTAATAGCCAAAGATGAAAATATAAACGGAATCATTCCACCGACAAATAATCCGGCTAAAACATCAGCCTTGTAAATATCGATACCATCAATTCCTGCAATACCCACAAATGCTGCAAATAAAGCTAATGCCGTTAATGCTGCAGAAGCAATTGCAAATCCTTTTCCGGTTGCAGCGGTTGTATTCCCTACTGCATCTAAAATGTCTGTTTTTTCACGAACTTCTTTTGGTAATTCACTCATTTCGGCGATTCCGCCTGCGTTATCAGCAATAGGTCCGAAAGCATCAATTGCCAACTGCATTGCTGTTGTTGCCATCATTCCGGCTGCTGCAATCGCAACACCGTATAACC
Coding sequences within it:
- a CDS encoding sodium-translocating pyrophosphatase, which translates into the protein MDLFVLVPIFGVIALIYTFIQSNWVSKQNAGNEKMKVISGHIADGAMAFLKAEYKIMMYFVIIVAILLAIMGMTNSNSHWTIGIAFVIGAILSALAGFIGMKIATKANVRTAEAAKTSLSKALKVSFTGGSVMGMGVAGLAVLGLGALYLIIKQIFAPDAAVNSHEMERTIEILTGFSLGAESIALFARVGGGIYTKAADVGADLVGKVEAGIPEDDPRNPATIADNVGDNVGDVAGMGADLFGSYVATVLATMVLGRETISNDSFGGFAPILLPMLIAGTGIIFSMIGTLFVKINDNEGSSTSNVQNALNLGNWGSIVITAIASYFLVTYLLPEKMVLRGHEFTKMGVFGAIIVGLVVGTLMSIITEFYTAMGKRPVSSIVRQSSTGHATNIIGGLSVGMESTLLPILVLAGGIYGSYLCAGLYGVAIAAAGMMATTAMQLAIDAFGPIADNAGGIAEMSELPKEVREKTDILDAVGNTTAATGKGFAIASAALTALALFAAFVGIAGIDGIDIYKADVLAGLFVGGMIPFIFSSLAITAVGQAAMAMVEEVRRQFREIPGILEGKAEPEYQKCVAISTDASIKKMMLPGAIAIVSPLLIGFIFGPEVLGGFLAGATVCGVLMGIFQNNAGGAWDNAKKSFEKGVDINGQTYYKGSEPHKASITGDTVGDPFKDTSGPSMNILIKLMSIVSLVIAPTLAVLHKDKIEANRKAKIEALTRVSGITPVVVNSVHNTVILAPKIIKGYLNEEGDFVYDTGKIQEVELEDGKKLTIGEGSQLLQMYNAIKSNDKTVLDPNNWYTLENFYFESGSSEIKKKAEAQLLNLVEIMNAYPNMRIKLGGYTDNTGNQETNVKLSNLRAQTTKLKLLELGVAGHRVETEGYGSLYPVCEANDTDECRAKNRRIDVRVLSL